A region of the Pricia mediterranea genome:
TTTTTTAAGGGCGGTCTGGGTGGAATCTTCGAACGAATTATCGGATATCAATAGGCTCAACTGCATCGCGTCGTTGGCCATCAGTTGTGAGGTCGAGCTTCTCAGTACTTTCAACTGGGTCAGGGCCCAATCGAAATCCCCTTTGTAAAAACTGGTCTGCGCTACCTTGAAGCGCGCGTTCTGTCCCAACACATCGTTTTTGAGATTCTTTTGCACCTGGGAAAAATAGATCAAGGCCTGGTTGAATTTTTTATCATAGACGAGAATGTCGCCCAAGGCCAATTTTACAAAAGCGTTCACCCGGGTGTTCAACGGCAGGTCAAGGCTTTTTTTAAGGATGTCGATAGCCGGTTTGGGCGTATCCCGTTCGAAAGCGAGAAAGTTGGCATAGGCGACCTGTAGCTGTAAGGTTCGATTCTTGTACCCGTGCATGGCCATCAGTTCGTCGAATTGTTTTTGAACCTTGTCGCGAACCTTGTCATCGGCATCCAGTAATTGGATGTCGATCAGGTTCAACCGGGCGTCCAGTCTTGTAATTTCGTCGCCGCTGTTATCGGCAATATATTCGAAAATTTCGCGGGCGGTTTCCGTATCGCCGTCATCCAATGCCAAGACGCCCAGCCCGTTAATGCGCTGGATCGATGGCGCATCCATACGTTTGTAGAGGGCCTTTTCTTGACGAAAGGCGCTGTCGTACTGTTTTTGCTGCACGAAGAGCCAGCTGAGGAGTTCGTTCCAAAGCAGATTGGGGTTCTTCTGGACATTTTTCAGGAGTACCCGTTTAAAAAGCAGGTTGTTTTCGTTTTCTGGATCCGCCGTTATGAAGTCGTCGATCTGTCGCAGCACGTTCGATCTTGAGGTCTTGCCTTCACTGACGAGGTTGAGGTACGATACGTACATTTTCTCGATATCGCCTTGTTCCCCGTAGATACGGGCCATTTGATAGTTGTAGTCCAATTGCGGATTCAGCTCCATGGCTTTAGTGTAGGCCTTAAGGGCCCAATCCAACAAGACATATTTTTGAAAGCGATAGCCGGTGCCGTATCCGAAATTGGGATTCTCGTCGATTTTCGCGATGGCCCGTTCATAGTATTCCATGGCCTTGTCGGGCATATCCTGCAAGGTGTAATTATAGCCCAGTTCGATAAGCAGGGTCGGATAGGCATTGCCTGCATCTATTTTATCTTGGAGGAAGTTCTGGGCATCCGCATAGCGTTCGAGTTGTTGGTAGGTAGCGACCAGGCTTTCCGCATAATCCGTTCTCCGCGGGTTTTTATCGACCAATTTCTCGTAGAAGACCACGGCCTTTTCATAATCGCCGTCATCGAAATATTGCTGCGCAAGAAAGTCCTCTTGGGCAAGAAGCCCTCCAAAAGACAGCAGTAAGGATAAAAAAAGGATGATTTTGCGCATGGAAATTCTATTGCAGTACCTTGCTTCGTTCATAAAGTATTTTATCTCAATGGAAGCATCAAATCACCGAGCTGATTTAAAATATCATAAAAAGCCTTCCTAACAAAGTTAAGGATTAATTTTTCGGCGAAGACCTACCGCGTTATCAAGCTTACGAAATGACATCAAACCCGCAATACGGTATCAAGACCTCGGGAATGCGAATACCATCTGCGGTCTGATAGTTCTCCAAGATGGCCGCCAAAACGCGTGGCAGTGCCAAGGCGCTTCCGTTGAGGGTGTGGGCCAAACGGGTCTTGCCGTCTTTATCCCTATAGCGTAATTTTAAACGGTTGGATTGATAGGTTTCAAAATTGGAGACAGAGCTGATTTCTAGCCAACGATCTTGTGCCGTGCTGAACACCTCGAAATCGTAGGTCAGTGCAGCGGTAAAACCCAGGTCGCCCCCGCAAAGTCGGAGAATGCGATAGGGGAGTTGCAATTCGCGAAGTAGGATCTTGACATGTTCGACCATTTCGTCCAAGGCGGCGTACGACCGATCGGGATGCTCTATCCTGACGATTTCGACCTTGTCAAACTGGTGCAGGCGGTTCAGGCCGCGGACATCGGCACCGTAGCTACCGGCCTCCCTTCGAAAACAGGGTGTATAGGACGTATAGCGCAAGGGGAAGGCATCGGCCTCCAATAGTTCGTCCCTGAACATATTCGTCACGGGCACTTCCCCGGTTGGGATCAGGTGCAGGTTATCATCCTGGATATAGTACATTTGGCCCTCTTTGTCCGGCAGCTGACCTGTACCCAGGCCCGAAGCCTCGTTGACCAGGTGCGGTACCTGCACCTCGGTGTAGCCCGCAGCGGTATTCCTGTCCAAAAAATAGTTGATCAACGCACGCTGCAGCCGGGCCCCTTTTCCTTTGTAAACAGGAAACCCCGCGCCCGTGATCTTGACCCCAAGCTCGAGGTCGATGATGTCTAATTTTTTGGCTAGTTCCCAGTGGGGCAGGGCATCGGCGTCGAGCACAGGGATATCGCCTTCTTTGAAGGTCTCCTCATTATCGGCTTCGGAATTCCCAGCCGGCACGGAGCCGTGGGGTACATTGGGAATCTGATAGAGCAGATTTTGCAAGGCGTCGGCGGTCGAATTCAGTTCTCCGCCCAGTTTTTTGGATGCTTCTTTCAGGCCTCCCGTTTTTTGTTTTAGGACCTCGGCCTCCTGATATTTCCCATTTTTGTAGAGCGCGCCGATATCCTTTGACAGTTTGTTGCTTTCCGCCAAGGTGTTGTCCATCTTCGTCTGGGTCGCGCGGCGTTTTTCATCCAACTTGATGGCCTTGGTAATCATCGGAGCCGCATCGATGTTCCGTTTTTCCAGAGCTTCGATTATGGCGTCTTTATTCTCGCGTATGGCTTGTAACTGTAACATGTTTCCCAATTATTTACGGCAAATTTAAGGGAATCATTCGATGAACTTGTTTAAAAACCAATACTTTTACTTTACACAATTTAAAACCTTTAACCAGTGTGGTTTTGAACATTTTGCCCTAAGCATTGCGAATGTCAATGCCGTAGGCTATAACCTATCGATCAATTCCCTGAACAGCTTTACCATTTTGGGCTCCGCTTTCTCCGCAACGGAGAGAATGGATTGAATATTGGCCGGTTCCAGATTATCTGGATTGCAGATGTCCGTCAGCACGGATACGGCGACTACCGGCAGTTTCAAATGGTTGGCGACGATGACTTCGGGTACGGTACTCATTCCGACGGCGTCGGCCCCTATTATTTTAAGCATGCGATACTCGGCCTTGGTCTCTAATTGTGGCCCGACAACGGATGCATAGACCCCCTGTTGTAAGGTTATATTTTCTTCTTTAGCGATTTCAACGATTTTTTCGCGCATGCCAACATCATAGGGCTCGGCCATATCGGTAAACCGTGTACCGAACTTTGCCACATTTTTAAAGGCAAGCGGCGAACCACCCTGCAAGTTGATGTGGTCTTCGATGAGCATCAGGTCGCCAAGACCGAAATCGAGATTGACGGCACCGGACGCATTACTGATGAACAGTTTTTTAATGCCCAGCTGGTGCATGACACGAACCGGATAGGTGACATCCAAAAAATCATAGCCTTCATAAAGGTGGAAACGGCCTTGCATGACCACGGTTTTCTTGCCTTGCAAGGTGCCGTAAATCAGCTTTCCGGAATGGAATTCCACCGTCGCCAAAGGGAAAAAGGGAATGTGGTTGTAGTGTGCCACAATAGGGTCTTCAATGGCATCGGCGAGTTTTCCAAGCCCGGTGCCAAGAACAATCCCGATCTCGGGCATGTCAAATCCCTTTTCATGAAGGTACGCTGTCGATTCGTTGAGCTGTTTTTTTGTCATTATCCAGTATTTTGTTACCCCCTTTCAGTGCGCTGCGTGGGATTGTTTCGTGTTTAAAAAAAATGCCGAAAGGCCTCCTGATCTCTAATATCCTTATAAACGTCGATATCGTTCTTTTCGTCTAAAATAGCAAGATTTTCATCTTCGAGATGCCTTAGGGTGTCTTCCAAAACAGTTTCCGAACTCCATTTTTTGTTCGTGAACAGTTCGGGCCTGAAACTTTTCATGCCCATTAGGTAGTAGCCGCCATCCTCTGCGGGGCCGATTACGAAGTCATTTTCTTTAAGCTGGGCGAAGGCATTTTCGAGATCCTTACGGCTGAGATCGAACATATCGCTTCCGATGATGACGATCCGCTCGTAGCCCGATGCAAAACCTTCTTGAAAGGCATTGGCCATTCGCACGCCCAAATCCTGACCTTTTTGGAGCTTTTTATCGTAATAGGCCTCATCCCAAATGTCATTGTCCCAAATTTCCTCGGAATACCAGACCTGTTTGGCCGCATTCAGGTTTCTGGTGATGGATGCCGTATGCTGCAATAGGAATCTATAAATATCCAAGGCCGTTTCGTCGCCCACCGTCTCCGCAAGCCGGGTCTTGCACTTGCCCAGCTCCGGATTGCGGGTGAAAATAAGCAGTAGGTCCTTTGAGGATGCCAGCGTAAAATGAATGGTCTTCTTGTCGTGTTTGTGTTGTTTCTGATTGATAATGCCCATGTGTAAGTGAGTTTATGGGTTTATAGGTTTATGGAGAAGCGCGCAAAGGTATATCGAGCGCCGGCCCGTTCTGCCATCTCTCGTGCCAAAGTTTCCAAATCGATGCCCATGTTTTCTTTGTTGATCCGGAGTACTTCTGTCCTCAGGTCTTTGGGAAGGCCTGTAAATCCATTTTTTGCCCCTAGAATCATTCCCGCGACGGCGGCAACGGTATCATTGTCACGCCCGTAGTTGACGATAAACTGCATGGTTTTTTCGAAATCCCCTTCGCCGAACTGCAACGCGGTAATCAGTATCTGCCAAATTTCCCCCGCATGGAAGGCAATGGCTTTTTTGTCGTTTTCCAGCAATCGATACAGCGATTCTTGGTATATCCAATCCCGTTGGGTGCCCGGGAATCCCTTGGGGATTTTGAAGTCCATAGCACCCGAAGGGTACAAGGTATTCGAAGTGCTTATCGAATCCGCCCCACCCGAAGAATCTGATATGGCCAAGGCATCGTTTACAATTACGTTTTTTACGGTTAGTACGTTTTTGACCGAGGCATCGGCAACGGAATAGGCGATTCGCCCGACCAACCTACTGTCTTGGAAGCCTACCGGATCTACGAAAATGGCAATGTCGATAATAGAATCCATGTTCTGGGTACGCAACGCCATATGGGTCATGGCCGAGACCAGGGCAGAGATATCCTTGGCGTAGCCGATGTCGAAAATGGAATGGTCGTAGGCAAGCTTGTACGAAGCTTTGGGAGTGGGACTCACCAGCCCGAACATGGGAGTGTATAGCTGTCCGGCACATGACATCTCGCCGCCGTAGAACCGGCTCAATGCCCTTTGGTACGCAACTGGGTCTTCTCCATAGGCCATGGCGACCCTTGCCCACTCCTTCATCCAGTCGATTTTTTCGATCTGGGCATCCAGAATATCGGGGTCCAATACGGATTCGCCCGTCGATAGGCCTTGGGTCAGGGAGGTGTAATACGCTGAGATAAAACCGGCAAAATCCTCAGGATTCCATTCCCCACGGTACTGGCTCAGGTACTTTGTCATGACGTATTTCCAACGGGTATCGTCTGTAGTGGCCCCGGCTGTAAGATTATGGTCCCATGTGCCTTCCGGCGACCGTTCGCGAACGGCGGGGGTCAGGCCGGTAATATAGCCGTATTTGAGCCGTATGTCGTTTCGATGCCACATTTCGGTCGAGGCTCCCATCGCATCACCGATGGCGGAGCCGACCAAGGCGCCTAGCACCTTATCGTAGTATACTTCTTTAGACAGTTGAAGGCTCTCTTTGACGTAGCCGGTTTGTTTTGGGGTAGGAATGTTGATGTCAGTAATCCCCTCCTTGCAGGAGAGCGTTACCAAAAGTATGAAAAGCAAAAAATGGTAATGTTTCAAAATAAGCTACGTAAATAGTTGAATCTATAATGATGTAATTAAGGGAATTACCGGTCGGCCGTTCCGCGCTGCATCACCTATGAACGTCCTGCGTTGCTTTGCATCCGATTTACGACTAGGTTTCCCAAGGTGGGGATGCTGGCCTGATGGGGTAAATCTGCCACATACGTGGTACTCTAGATAGGCAATACTGGAAATTCCGAGGTCCGTCACCCCAAAATAAGGGTACGTGCCTTTTTCAACAGCCTCCGTTTTTCTTCAAGGCTGCGGTCGAGGGGCAGTTGTGCCAGGCCGATCAATCGGCGGATAATTTCAATGCCCGCCACTTGATCCATCAGTTTCTTGTCCGCATCGCCTTGGTATTTTTCATGAATTTGGTTTAAAGGCTCTTTTTTACCGGTGACCATAATGAGGTGTGCCGCCATAATGCCCAAGTCGAACTCCGCAAAACCGGGAAAGGCGAATTCGGGGTCGATAATGTAGAGGTTATCACCTTCGGTCATCCAGCTTCCGGGGTAATAATCACCGTGCAGCAAGGTCTTTCCGGGGGATAAATATTTTTTTCCGATTCGGTTCACTATTGATTTTAAGGCGGTATCCGTTTTAAATGGTATTGAAAGATCTTGCAGTCCGGGGTGCACATCATCCAGATTAAAATCGTTACGCTCTTGAAAGGGAAGGACGAAAATATGTTGATGGTTCAAGCGGCGCATTTCAAGGTTGTCGGGAAAACCATCGTCTATATCTTTTTTGTGGATAAGACCCAGTATAAAAACCAACCGGTCTAATTCCTTCGCCGGGATGCGCCTTTTTTGATAGAGGGATACCATATCCTCACAATGCCCCAGATCTTCGAGAAGCAGCAAGTTTTCTTCGGAGTCAAAACCTAGGATGTTCGGAATATGTGCATTTACCGCGATATCGCCCACGGCCTGGTAAAAATTCTTTTCTACCACAATACGTTCGACCGGGGCCTCAACATCCGGATATTTACCCACATAGGGCCGCGACTGTTTAAGCACGAACGAACGTCGGTCGGTCACTATCCGAAGTACGACGTTCATGTTCCCTTCCCCAGGCTTTTCAATGGCAGTTATGCGCTCTTCGGAGTCGAGCCATTCCCGACGATGGAGGTAAGATTGCAGATCCGGCAACGGCGTTGAAGTATCTATTGCTGTCAAAACAGGGATTTTTATGCAAGATACTGGTTAAAACAAAAAAATCCTTACGCTGCGTAAGGATTTCTTGTGGTGCCTCCAGGAATCGAACCAGGGACACATGGATTTTCAGTCCATTGCTCTACCAACTGAGCTAAGGCACCATCCCGGTAAGGGGCTGCAAATATAATTTCAATTTTAGTATATCCAAACAAATTGCGGAAAAAAGGTGCTTGTTTTTATTCGTTTTTGAATCTTTGTGCTATGAACCTAATCATAGATGCCGGGAATCGATCGGTCAAGCTGGCCGTTTTCAAGCAGCGAAAGCTGATATTCCATCAAAATATCAAGACCGAACATATAGCTAGGCAGGTTAAGGAAATCTG
Encoded here:
- a CDS encoding ADP-ribosylglycohydrolase family protein codes for the protein MLFILLVTLSCKEGITDINIPTPKQTGYVKESLQLSKEVYYDKVLGALVGSAIGDAMGASTEMWHRNDIRLKYGYITGLTPAVRERSPEGTWDHNLTAGATTDDTRWKYVMTKYLSQYRGEWNPEDFAGFISAYYTSLTQGLSTGESVLDPDILDAQIEKIDWMKEWARVAMAYGEDPVAYQRALSRFYGGEMSCAGQLYTPMFGLVSPTPKASYKLAYDHSIFDIGYAKDISALVSAMTHMALRTQNMDSIIDIAIFVDPVGFQDSRLVGRIAYSVADASVKNVLTVKNVIVNDALAISDSSGGADSISTSNTLYPSGAMDFKIPKGFPGTQRDWIYQESLYRLLENDKKAIAFHAGEIWQILITALQFGEGDFEKTMQFIVNYGRDNDTVAAVAGMILGAKNGFTGLPKDLRTEVLRINKENMGIDLETLAREMAERAGARYTFARFSINL
- a CDS encoding phosphotransferase, yielding MTAIDTSTPLPDLQSYLHRREWLDSEERITAIEKPGEGNMNVVLRIVTDRRSFVLKQSRPYVGKYPDVEAPVERIVVEKNFYQAVGDIAVNAHIPNILGFDSEENLLLLEDLGHCEDMVSLYQKRRIPAKELDRLVFILGLIHKKDIDDGFPDNLEMRRLNHQHIFVLPFQERNDFNLDDVHPGLQDLSIPFKTDTALKSIVNRIGKKYLSPGKTLLHGDYYPGSWMTEGDNLYIIDPEFAFPGFAEFDLGIMAAHLIMVTGKKEPLNQIHEKYQGDADKKLMDQVAGIEIIRRLIGLAQLPLDRSLEEKRRLLKKARTLILG
- a CDS encoding TIGR04282 family arsenosugar biosynthesis glycosyltransferase, with the translated sequence MGIINQKQHKHDKKTIHFTLASSKDLLLIFTRNPELGKCKTRLAETVGDETALDIYRFLLQHTASITRNLNAAKQVWYSEEIWDNDIWDEAYYDKKLQKGQDLGVRMANAFQEGFASGYERIVIIGSDMFDLSRKDLENAFAQLKENDFVIGPAEDGGYYLMGMKSFRPELFTNKKWSSETVLEDTLRHLEDENLAILDEKNDIDVYKDIRDQEAFRHFF
- a CDS encoding purine-nucleoside phosphorylase encodes the protein MTKKQLNESTAYLHEKGFDMPEIGIVLGTGLGKLADAIEDPIVAHYNHIPFFPLATVEFHSGKLIYGTLQGKKTVVMQGRFHLYEGYDFLDVTYPVRVMHQLGIKKLFISNASGAVNLDFGLGDLMLIEDHINLQGGSPLAFKNVAKFGTRFTDMAEPYDVGMREKIVEIAKEENITLQQGVYASVVGPQLETKAEYRMLKIIGADAVGMSTVPEVIVANHLKLPVVAVSVLTDICNPDNLEPANIQSILSVAEKAEPKMVKLFRELIDRL
- a CDS encoding tetratricopeptide repeat protein, which gives rise to MNEARYCNRISMRKIILFLSLLLSFGGLLAQEDFLAQQYFDDGDYEKAVVFYEKLVDKNPRRTDYAESLVATYQQLERYADAQNFLQDKIDAGNAYPTLLIELGYNYTLQDMPDKAMEYYERAIAKIDENPNFGYGTGYRFQKYVLLDWALKAYTKAMELNPQLDYNYQMARIYGEQGDIEKMYVSYLNLVSEGKTSRSNVLRQIDDFITADPENENNLLFKRVLLKNVQKNPNLLWNELLSWLFVQQKQYDSAFRQEKALYKRMDAPSIQRINGLGVLALDDGDTETAREIFEYIADNSGDEITRLDARLNLIDIQLLDADDKVRDKVQKQFDELMAMHGYKNRTLQLQVAYANFLAFERDTPKPAIDILKKSLDLPLNTRVNAFVKLALGDILVYDKKFNQALIYFSQVQKNLKNDVLGQNARFKVAQTSFYKGDFDWALTQLKVLRSSTSQLMANDAMQLSLLISDNSFEDSTQTALKKYARADLLAYQNKTKDAIAELDVILQDHKGEKIEDEALLKQAELLEEVKDYEAAEFNYRKITEFYANGILADDAHFALGELYRKVFDEPEKAKAEYEKIIYNYQDSYYFPQARKNFRVLRGDSIN
- the serS gene encoding serine--tRNA ligase — protein: MLQLQAIRENKDAIIEALEKRNIDAAPMITKAIKLDEKRRATQTKMDNTLAESNKLSKDIGALYKNGKYQEAEVLKQKTGGLKEASKKLGGELNSTADALQNLLYQIPNVPHGSVPAGNSEADNEETFKEGDIPVLDADALPHWELAKKLDIIDLELGVKITGAGFPVYKGKGARLQRALINYFLDRNTAAGYTEVQVPHLVNEASGLGTGQLPDKEGQMYYIQDDNLHLIPTGEVPVTNMFRDELLEADAFPLRYTSYTPCFRREAGSYGADVRGLNRLHQFDKVEIVRIEHPDRSYAALDEMVEHVKILLRELQLPYRILRLCGGDLGFTAALTYDFEVFSTAQDRWLEISSVSNFETYQSNRLKLRYRDKDGKTRLAHTLNGSALALPRVLAAILENYQTADGIRIPEVLIPYCGFDVIS